The proteins below come from a single Mucilaginibacter mali genomic window:
- a CDS encoding isocitrate lyase/PEP mutase family protein, translating into MNNFEKFSSLHRQATPLILPNAWDAASAKIIEQSGAQAIATTSAGVAWALGYPDGYKMTAQLNAQVAQRIARVITVPLSVDFENGYSHDPAVVAENIKPLLDAGVAGINIEDGTDSPDLLAKKIEAIRRAAEAHGSELFINARTDVYLAALVPPAERVAETVKRAKLYAAAGACGLFVPVITNGEEIAHIAENTSLPLNVLAMPGLAKADRLANWGVKRLSAGTGVSHIAWQTAAKIARAFLTTGDSAVFEADELPVVNLQQLLSHE; encoded by the coding sequence ATGAATAATTTTGAAAAATTCAGCAGCTTGCACCGGCAGGCCACACCTTTGATCTTACCCAATGCCTGGGACGCCGCCAGCGCCAAGATCATCGAACAATCGGGTGCGCAAGCCATTGCTACCACCAGTGCCGGGGTAGCCTGGGCATTGGGTTATCCCGATGGTTATAAAATGACCGCTCAATTGAACGCGCAGGTGGCGCAACGCATCGCGCGCGTAATTACAGTGCCGCTTTCTGTAGATTTTGAGAACGGTTATAGCCACGACCCGGCGGTGGTAGCAGAAAATATCAAACCATTGCTGGATGCCGGTGTGGCCGGTATCAATATCGAAGATGGTACCGATAGCCCCGACTTGCTGGCTAAAAAGATAGAAGCGATACGGCGTGCCGCAGAAGCGCATGGATCGGAACTATTTATTAATGCCCGCACTGATGTTTATTTGGCAGCGCTGGTGCCACCTGCCGAACGTGTAGCGGAAACGGTTAAACGGGCAAAACTATATGCAGCTGCCGGTGCCTGTGGCCTGTTTGTACCGGTAATTACTAACGGTGAAGAGATCGCCCATATTGCCGAAAACACTTCGCTCCCCCTAAATGTGCTGGCCATGCCCGGATTGGCCAAAGCCGACAGGCTTGCTAATTGGGGCGTAAAAAGGTTAAGCGCTGGTACCGGCGTATCGCACATTGCCTGGCAAACCGCTGCTAAAATAGCCCGGGCATTTTTAACCACCGGAGATTCGGCTGTTTTTGAAGCAGATGAACTGCCTGTCGTTAATCTTCAACAATTGCTATCTCATGAATAA
- a CDS encoding MFS transporter has protein sequence MNKAVSPWLALVIVLTAPLLSVVDIFIINVAIPSIKTGIHASDAQIQFVIAGYLLGYASFLITGGRSGDHFGRKRIFTWGMIGFTLFSCLCGLSQTPTELNTMRFLQGVSAAFMVPQAIAFIQVLFTNAKERSKAFSWFGIALGLAAIIGQVLGGYFAGGHFFVAGWRLIFLINLPIGIISLLAAYRYLPETERHSGTKMDVRGVFILTAGLFCLIYPLIQGRESGWPWWSFALLVISVFIFTYFFYDQRRKKAAGRALLIDNALFGFKDFNIGLWAALFHFMMHTCYLFLSAVFLQTGIGLHPLIAGLSFIGTGVLFTLSSIIAGKLVPRYGTIVLQVGLAIIMVAFALQIVYFKTGAGLLVLFVLQAAYGLGNGLALPSLMNVTLRSLPPAFAGAAAGVYSTVQQTASALGICLIGGLYFYFLGRSHSVQLAYHYALAVQIGCGILVSIMLFCLPKTAQSNNTTHVAE, from the coding sequence ATGAATAAGGCAGTTTCACCCTGGCTGGCGCTGGTCATTGTTTTGACCGCGCCGCTGCTTTCCGTTGTCGATATTTTTATCATTAATGTCGCCATCCCCTCTATAAAAACCGGGATACACGCCAGCGACGCGCAGATCCAGTTTGTAATTGCCGGGTACTTGTTGGGCTACGCCTCTTTCCTGATCACCGGCGGCCGCTCGGGCGATCATTTTGGCCGTAAGCGCATCTTTACCTGGGGAATGATCGGGTTCACGTTGTTTTCCTGCCTGTGTGGCCTTTCCCAAACCCCAACGGAACTGAACACTATGCGTTTTTTACAGGGCGTTAGCGCCGCATTTATGGTGCCGCAGGCCATCGCGTTTATCCAGGTATTGTTTACCAACGCGAAAGAGCGTTCCAAAGCATTTAGCTGGTTTGGTATTGCGTTGGGATTAGCCGCTATTATCGGCCAGGTTTTGGGCGGATATTTCGCCGGTGGTCATTTCTTTGTGGCCGGCTGGCGACTGATCTTTCTGATCAACCTTCCTATCGGGATAATCTCGCTTTTAGCCGCCTATCGTTATCTTCCTGAAACAGAACGACACAGCGGAACAAAAATGGATGTCCGTGGTGTGTTCATCCTTACCGCCGGTTTATTTTGCCTTATCTACCCGCTTATCCAGGGCCGCGAATCGGGATGGCCATGGTGGAGTTTTGCGCTGCTTGTTATCTCCGTATTTATCTTCACCTATTTCTTTTATGATCAGCGCCGTAAAAAAGCGGCCGGAAGGGCGCTTTTGATAGATAATGCCTTATTTGGCTTCAAGGATTTCAATATCGGTTTGTGGGCGGCGCTATTTCATTTTATGATGCATACCTGTTACCTGTTTTTAAGCGCCGTTTTTTTGCAGACAGGTATTGGGTTGCATCCATTAATTGCTGGTTTGTCTTTCATCGGTACCGGCGTTCTGTTTACGCTTAGTTCGATTATCGCGGGTAAACTTGTCCCTCGCTATGGTACTATTGTTTTGCAGGTGGGCCTTGCCATAATCATGGTGGCATTTGCATTACAGATCGTTTATTTTAAAACCGGCGCAGGCTTGTTGGTTCTTTTTGTGCTACAGGCTGCCTATGGGCTGGGGAACGGCCTGGCATTGCCCTCTTTAATGAACGTTACGCTGCGTAGCCTTCCACCTGCATTTGCCGGAGCGGCGGCCGGTGTTTATTCAACCGTGCAGCAAACGGCCTCGGCGTTGGGTATTTGTCTTATCGGTGGCTTATATTTTTATTTCCTTGGCCGTAGCCATAGCGTTCAGTTAGCTTATCATTATGCATTGGCGGTTCAAATTGGTTGCGGAATTTTGGTGAGTATAATGCTGTTTTGTTTACCAAAAACGGCACAAAGTAATAATACTACACACGTTGCCGAATAA
- a CDS encoding Crp/Fnr family transcriptional regulator, translating into MQAEEVLKQHFLKQIALSDEEFAYVFSHFKPHTFKKGQTVFSVGDTVDAEYFVVSGCLKSFYINDDLKMFILMFAMPNWWASDYNALYYHVKATTSVDCITDAETLSLNSDDREKLCNEIPQIGHFFRWRTYRGYVAAHKRLLSFMNNDAKGRYEDLMRLYPELYNLVPKQLIAAYLGVSRETLSRLG; encoded by the coding sequence ATGCAAGCCGAGGAAGTACTAAAACAACATTTTTTAAAACAGATAGCCCTTAGTGATGAAGAATTCGCTTATGTTTTTTCGCATTTCAAACCACATACTTTTAAGAAAGGGCAAACAGTATTTTCTGTAGGCGATACGGTAGATGCCGAATATTTTGTAGTTAGCGGCTGCCTTAAATCATTTTACATCAACGATGACCTGAAGATGTTTATCCTGATGTTCGCCATGCCAAACTGGTGGGCGTCGGATTATAACGCGCTCTATTATCATGTCAAGGCCACCACCAGTGTAGATTGTATTACCGATGCGGAAACACTGAGCCTGAACAGCGACGACCGCGAAAAACTGTGTAACGAGATCCCGCAGATCGGGCATTTCTTCCGCTGGCGAACTTACCGCGGTTATGTAGCGGCGCATAAACGGTTGCTTTCTTTTATGAACAACGATGCCAAAGGCCGGTACGAGGACCTGATGAGGCTGTATCCTGAACTGTATAACCTTGTACCCAAACAACTTATCGCCGCTTATCTTGGCGTTTCAAGGGAAACACTAAGCCGGCTTGGTTAA
- a CDS encoding DUF5703 domain-containing protein: MKRNKIQLLTAAIALLAPLLTMQHADAQPTAAKVAGNPYIAKNDVTWTSLGKDENDSMPLGNGRLAANVWTEQNGDLVLLLSSPDTWTETGKLVKLGRVRVKLSENPFAGNAGFNQTLKLGIGEIEIKNGNNTLQVWIDANRPVVHLEAHLDKPAAIQASLEMWRKTKPFAEWTEADQSRVMSGEANPPAESDVIFLAGANQISWCHFNPNSYYPFLMRQEHLESLIASTKDPLYHRCFGAAITGAGLVSTDNISLKSKTAAKDLSLAIVALIQPRAVSPASWKKDMDARVKSVTNRTLAQDKQAHQKWWQDFWNRSWINVSGKDETANVSQGYVMQRYMLACSSRGEIPAKFNGGVFTVGHDIADTVKQRAAIHDADYRAWGDSYWNQNNRLLYWPLIATGDTDLIKPWYNMYLNALPLAKGKNQLYYHHAGASYPETMHFWGISNLGDFGKNNPTNEIQSHWQKYHVQGTLEVIAQMLDTYDYGHDNTFAAKALVPFADEIITFYGQHWPRDANGKILMSPSQSLETYQLTAVNPTPDIAGLMSVIPRMLALSTNLTTAAQRAAWAKTLNDLPPIPIGRTAKGKLPPLGDGDPDGTITILPAEKYGKPGNGENPELYVAFPYRIFGVGKPNLELAKNTFAARRSPQNTCWGQDGTQAAVLGLTSIAQKAAIAEFNNYGDQRFKWFWKPGHDWIPDLDNGGDGMITLQNMLMQCDDKRIQLLPAWPADWTADFKLNAPYQTTVQGHVENGKVTNLVVTPAARIKDVVMVKAGK, translated from the coding sequence ATGAAAAGAAATAAAATACAGCTGCTTACCGCGGCAATAGCATTGCTTGCTCCATTATTAACAATGCAGCATGCTGATGCACAACCTACTGCTGCGAAAGTAGCGGGCAACCCTTACATCGCAAAAAACGATGTTACCTGGACATCTTTAGGAAAGGATGAAAACGATTCGATGCCTTTAGGCAATGGGCGATTAGCCGCTAATGTGTGGACGGAGCAAAACGGCGATCTTGTGCTGTTACTCTCCAGTCCGGATACGTGGACGGAAACCGGAAAATTGGTTAAACTGGGACGGGTACGCGTCAAACTTTCTGAAAATCCGTTTGCAGGCAATGCAGGTTTTAACCAAACCCTAAAGCTGGGGATAGGGGAGATCGAAATTAAAAACGGCAACAATACCTTACAGGTTTGGATAGATGCTAACCGCCCGGTTGTGCACTTGGAAGCGCATCTGGATAAGCCCGCGGCGATACAAGCTTCGCTTGAAATGTGGCGCAAAACCAAACCCTTTGCCGAATGGACTGAAGCCGACCAATCGCGGGTAATGAGTGGCGAAGCTAATCCACCTGCCGAGTCGGATGTGATATTCCTGGCCGGGGCAAACCAAATCAGTTGGTGCCACTTCAATCCAAATAGTTATTATCCATTTTTGATGCGGCAAGAGCATTTAGAATCGCTTATCGCTTCAACAAAAGATCCGCTGTATCATCGTTGCTTCGGTGCGGCCATAACCGGTGCCGGGCTGGTGAGTACCGATAATATTTCGCTAAAGTCAAAAACCGCCGCGAAGGACCTGAGCCTTGCTATTGTTGCGCTGATACAACCGCGGGCAGTATCGCCCGCAAGCTGGAAGAAGGATATGGACGCCCGGGTTAAATCGGTAACCAACCGCACGTTAGCGCAGGACAAGCAGGCACACCAAAAATGGTGGCAGGACTTTTGGAACCGCAGCTGGATAAACGTAAGCGGCAAGGATGAAACGGCAAATGTATCGCAGGGCTATGTGATGCAGCGGTATATGCTGGCCTGCTCATCGCGCGGGGAGATACCGGCCAAGTTTAACGGAGGCGTATTTACGGTTGGGCACGATATAGCGGATACCGTAAAACAACGGGCCGCCATTCACGACGCTGATTACCGGGCCTGGGGCGATAGCTACTGGAATCAGAATAACCGCCTGCTCTACTGGCCTCTAATAGCCACCGGCGATACAGATTTAATAAAACCATGGTATAATATGTACCTGAATGCCCTGCCATTGGCGAAGGGCAAAAACCAACTTTACTATCACCACGCCGGGGCAAGCTATCCTGAAACCATGCACTTTTGGGGTATATCCAATTTAGGCGATTTCGGGAAGAACAACCCCACCAATGAAATCCAAAGCCACTGGCAAAAATATCATGTGCAAGGGACGCTGGAAGTGATAGCCCAAATGCTGGATACTTATGATTACGGTCATGATAATACTTTTGCAGCTAAAGCACTGGTGCCTTTTGCCGATGAGATCATTACCTTTTACGGGCAGCACTGGCCCCGCGATGCTAACGGGAAGATCCTGATGTCGCCCAGCCAGTCGCTGGAAACTTATCAACTTACGGCTGTAAACCCCACGCCTGATATTGCCGGCTTAATGTCGGTAATTCCCCGTATGCTGGCTTTGTCAACAAACTTAACCACAGCCGCTCAGCGTGCGGCATGGGCTAAAACCTTAAATGATCTGCCGCCTATCCCTATCGGCAGAACAGCAAAAGGCAAATTGCCACCATTAGGCGATGGCGACCCTGATGGTACCATCACCATATTACCTGCCGAAAAATATGGCAAGCCCGGCAACGGCGAAAATCCCGAATTGTACGTGGCCTTCCCATATCGTATATTCGGTGTGGGCAAACCTAATCTTGAACTGGCAAAAAATACATTCGCTGCAAGGCGTTCGCCGCAAAATACTTGTTGGGGACAAGACGGTACGCAGGCGGCTGTGCTGGGTTTAACATCGATAGCCCAAAAAGCCGCCATTGCCGAGTTTAATAACTATGGCGACCAACGATTTAAATGGTTCTGGAAGCCCGGGCACGATTGGATCCCCGATCTGGACAACGGCGGCGACGGTATGATCACCCTGCAAAATATGCTGATGCAGTGCGACGATAAACGCATACAGCTTTTACCGGCCTGGCCTGCAGACTGGACTGCCGATTTTAAACTGAACGCGCCATATCAAACCACGGTACAAGGCCATGTGGAAAATGGTAAAGTGACCAATCTTGTGGTAACACCAGCAGCGCGAATAAAGGATGTGGTGATGGTAAAAGCAGGGAAATGA
- a CDS encoding rhamnogalacturonan acetylesterase — MMRRSRILSLLVIVITALTVTAFIKIRPDEKPVLYIIGDSTVQNNDGNGRNDYWGWGTPFKAFIDTTRISLQNHAKSGTSTRTFILDGRWDKILTTLKKGDFVIMQFGHNDHAGVADTGQQKGTLLGISDSTQDILSKRTNKTETVHTYGWYLQKLITEAKQKGAIPIVCSLVPRNRWKDGEVVKEAEYPEWAQAEAQKNGAYYINLNRIIAAHWKQLGPAEVKKFFPGDGTHTNIAGARLNASCVAEGLKGLPDCPLTQYLK; from the coding sequence ATGATGAGAAGAAGCAGGATACTATCGCTGTTAGTAATAGTTATAACAGCGCTTACGGTAACGGCATTTATAAAGATCAGGCCGGATGAAAAACCGGTGCTGTACATCATCGGCGATTCGACGGTACAGAACAATGATGGCAACGGGCGCAATGATTACTGGGGCTGGGGTACGCCATTTAAGGCGTTTATTGATACCACGCGCATCTCGCTGCAAAATCACGCCAAATCGGGCACCAGTACGCGTACGTTTATTTTAGATGGCCGTTGGGATAAGATATTGACCACGCTGAAAAAGGGCGATTTTGTAATTATGCAATTCGGTCATAACGATCATGCCGGAGTGGCAGATACCGGTCAGCAAAAAGGGACCTTGCTGGGTATCAGCGATTCTACGCAGGATATCCTGAGCAAGCGCACCAACAAAACAGAAACGGTGCATACTTATGGCTGGTACCTGCAAAAGTTAATTACCGAAGCCAAACAAAAAGGGGCGATCCCAATTGTATGTTCGCTGGTGCCACGTAATCGCTGGAAGGATGGTGAAGTAGTAAAGGAAGCCGAATACCCCGAATGGGCACAGGCAGAAGCCCAAAAGAACGGCGCTTACTATATCAACCTGAACCGTATTATTGCCGCGCACTGGAAGCAATTGGGACCAGCGGAAGTTAAAAAGTTTTTCCCGGGCGATGGTACGCATACCAATATCGCGGGCGCCAGGTTAAATGCTTCATGTGTGGCCGAGGGACTTAAGGGGCTTCCCGATTGCCCGCTCACGCAATATCTTAAATGA
- a CDS encoding glycoside hydrolase family 2 protein, which yields MKIKAAIGLGMGLLLGNVMLANAQATRQVLDLTKLNWSVWLDTAAKWQNDQLYAVPKPISQMPVNLPTGGWAALPGKNAQTVQLPATVEEYFWGYNGSKFGVNGNYLGVSWFSTKVMVPVNYKGKHLRLQFESARFRAEVFVNRQLVGYDLISGTPFDMDVTKALIPGKLNDIAVRITDPNGNFDWRDSQNFMWGDYRTQPSHGFGGITGKVSLTATGNTFISDVFVKNTPQINKVDVQVTIDNPAGSDVKGTCVLSVKDNSTGKIVYTHSYQQTEKEQSYTVELPNAKPWDVEHPNLYTMLVNWKGADGITDDFQRRFGFRWFEVKDVNGDQQFYLNNKRIVLRTSISWGFWGGNGIAPSDALAHKQVADAKALGLNMLNFHRTIGQTNVLDAADELGLLYFEEPGGNQYPDNLFNPKNEAEKKQTDFYLAARDQKFFRMVRRDRNHPSLVIYNMHNERGAQPQAIDREEMMTGHKLDNSRIITYNSSNGPIKQNEPDTRFKLHLFPYDDKFYDYGWFDQHHAGGPGVYHDNLYNNPTNYAKYTDHKDEIIYYGEEGAIGTPPRLQLIRDEILRTGVNRGWETDTYLKWYDAYDGFLKKNGFSKAFPNVDSLTRKMGNVAYYYQGRVIENVRINNIIDGYAINGWESMKQENHSGVVDDYRNLKGDAALISRYNKPLYVAVKLNHKVMPVGGTAVADFFIVNEKNINGDAELEIKVMNQGHVLMTKKQQVKVSGGTVYGELLLKGIQVPVNNAGYTRVSATLRQGASTVCTGDDDIFAVKLNTQGVDKRLIVADTTGLIQSYLKSAGISDIKSYRSGKPDGHVLVIGAYDPTQTGNPLVTDILEWVNNGNTLVIAGNTEKWATHLAKKEAMDFRGIQVMGTSWYGGNYFVKDSKLFDGLPQSCVFNWEYQCLAAYNKNRIGLRMMSGETIVGAVSDHKQEVYSALSVIPHGRGKIILNALDLLSCIKAVKTEKKAEGDGENASMAGFDNAAANPANIVGQQLLLNMLKTN from the coding sequence ATGAAGATCAAAGCTGCTATTGGCCTGGGGATGGGCCTGCTGTTAGGAAATGTAATGTTAGCAAACGCGCAGGCCACAAGGCAGGTGCTCGACCTGACTAAGCTTAACTGGTCGGTTTGGCTGGATACCGCCGCTAAGTGGCAAAACGATCAGTTGTATGCTGTGCCTAAACCCATCAGCCAAATGCCGGTTAATCTGCCTACGGGTGGATGGGCCGCATTGCCGGGTAAAAATGCCCAAACGGTACAGTTGCCGGCCACGGTTGAAGAATATTTTTGGGGCTATAACGGCAGTAAATTTGGCGTTAACGGTAATTACCTGGGCGTTTCATGGTTCAGCACAAAGGTAATGGTACCGGTCAATTATAAAGGTAAGCACCTGCGGTTACAGTTTGAAAGCGCCCGCTTCCGCGCCGAGGTGTTTGTTAACCGGCAACTGGTTGGCTACGATCTGATATCGGGGACACCATTCGATATGGATGTTACCAAAGCATTGATCCCCGGCAAACTGAATGATATCGCCGTAAGGATAACCGATCCCAACGGCAACTTCGACTGGCGCGACAGCCAAAACTTTATGTGGGGCGATTACCGCACGCAGCCCTCACACGGCTTTGGCGGCATCACCGGTAAGGTATCGCTTACCGCTACCGGCAATACCTTTATTTCGGATGTGTTTGTGAAGAACACACCGCAAATAAATAAGGTTGATGTGCAGGTAACGATAGACAACCCAGCCGGCAGTGATGTTAAAGGCACCTGTGTGCTATCTGTAAAGGATAACAGCACCGGGAAGATCGTTTATACGCATAGCTATCAGCAAACAGAAAAAGAACAAAGCTATACAGTTGAACTTCCCAACGCTAAACCATGGGATGTGGAGCATCCCAACCTTTATACCATGCTGGTAAACTGGAAGGGCGCCGATGGTATAACAGATGATTTTCAGCGGCGCTTTGGCTTCCGCTGGTTCGAGGTAAAGGATGTTAACGGCGATCAGCAATTTTATCTTAACAATAAACGCATCGTCCTGCGTACTTCTATTTCCTGGGGATTTTGGGGAGGGAATGGCATCGCGCCCTCAGACGCGCTGGCGCACAAACAGGTGGCTGATGCAAAGGCGCTGGGCTTGAATATGCTTAACTTTCACCGCACCATTGGCCAAACCAATGTTTTGGATGCTGCCGACGAATTAGGCTTGCTTTACTTTGAAGAGCCGGGCGGCAATCAATATCCCGATAACCTTTTCAACCCTAAAAACGAGGCTGAAAAGAAGCAGACCGATTTTTACCTCGCTGCGCGCGATCAGAAGTTTTTTCGTATGGTGCGCCGCGACCGTAATCACCCATCGCTGGTGATCTACAATATGCATAACGAGCGTGGCGCGCAACCGCAAGCTATCGACAGGGAAGAAATGATGACGGGACACAAACTGGATAACTCGCGCATCATCACCTATAATTCATCAAACGGACCTATCAAGCAAAACGAACCCGATACCCGGTTTAAACTGCACCTGTTCCCGTATGATGATAAGTTTTACGATTACGGCTGGTTCGATCAGCATCATGCAGGAGGGCCGGGTGTTTATCACGATAATTTGTATAACAACCCAACCAACTACGCCAAGTATACCGATCATAAAGACGAGATCATTTACTATGGCGAAGAAGGCGCCATCGGCACCCCGCCAAGGTTGCAGCTGATACGCGATGAGATACTGAGAACAGGCGTGAACCGTGGCTGGGAAACCGATACCTATTTAAAATGGTACGATGCTTACGATGGCTTCCTGAAAAAGAACGGCTTTTCGAAGGCATTCCCTAACGTAGATAGCCTGACCCGTAAAATGGGCAACGTGGCCTACTATTACCAGGGCCGGGTGATTGAGAATGTGCGCATTAACAATATCATCGATGGCTATGCCATTAACGGCTGGGAAAGTATGAAGCAGGAAAATCACTCGGGCGTGGTTGATGATTACCGCAACCTGAAGGGTGATGCCGCGTTGATATCCCGCTACAACAAACCTTTATATGTTGCTGTAAAACTCAATCATAAAGTGATGCCTGTTGGTGGTACAGCCGTGGCTGATTTCTTTATCGTTAACGAAAAAAATATTAATGGCGATGCCGAGCTGGAAATTAAAGTGATGAACCAGGGCCATGTGCTGATGACTAAAAAACAACAGGTTAAGGTAAGCGGCGGTACCGTTTATGGCGAATTATTGCTGAAAGGTATCCAGGTGCCGGTAAATAATGCTGGCTATACCCGGGTAAGCGCTACACTGCGACAGGGAGCAAGCACCGTTTGCACCGGCGATGACGACATTTTTGCCGTGAAGCTCAATACCCAGGGTGTTGATAAGCGATTGATAGTTGCCGATACAACGGGCCTTATCCAATCGTACCTGAAATCGGCAGGCATTAGTGATATTAAAAGCTATAGATCGGGCAAACCGGATGGGCATGTGCTTGTAATTGGCGCTTATGATCCTACGCAAACCGGCAACCCGTTAGTAACCGATATTTTGGAATGGGTAAATAACGGTAATACCCTGGTGATAGCCGGCAACACCGAAAAGTGGGCCACCCACCTGGCTAAAAAGGAAGCGATGGATTTTAGGGGCATACAGGTGATGGGCACCAGTTGGTACGGCGGTAATTACTTTGTAAAGGATAGTAAGCTGTTTGATGGTTTGCCACAGTCGTGTGTATTTAACTGGGAGTACCAGTGCCTGGCTGCCTACAACAAAAACCGCATAGGCTTGCGCATGATGAGCGGCGAAACCATTGTCGGGGCGGTTTCAGATCATAAGCAGGAAGTTTATTCGGCGTTGAGCGTTATCCCACACGGGCGTGGTAAGATCATTCTGAACGCGCTTGATCTGCTGTCGTGCATCAAAGCGGTAAAAACAGAAAAAAAGGCCGAGGGCGATGGTGAAAACGCGTCGATGGCCGGGTTTGATAACGCGGCGGCAAATCCTGCCAATATTGTGGGGCAGCAATTATTATTGAATATGCTTAAAACCAATTGA
- a CDS encoding pectinesterase family protein: protein MRQITITVLLLITAFTVKAAGYDAVVAKDGSGTYKSVQAAIDAAPEGCTSPYKIYIKKGTYTEQITIPASKPFLELIGENVATTTIAYADGKGGTTAFTINANDCMLTGLTLENTQGRIGDGPQSLAVKTNADRIVFVNCRFISGQDTVMVAPANYRVYFYNCYIDGNTDFIYGASVAVFDKCVIYCRDRTDLSKGGYLTAASTPVNQPYGLVFRDCLLPGNHGITSYTLGRPWQNDASTEVKGRTRAGNKVVFLNTKMGASIQPVGWSMWDAGTKTENIIYAEYHTQNTDGSLLDISKRVDWSKQLNVKDAAIYYDNKAVLGNWEPFAVWADLKQDRKQSSLAVANFKVRFGTIDCFLQFNSCWPQQGVTYTLLKSSDGVNYQEVKQLTSASNTDAAFEFTDQLPAEAQTCYYQVKAAKGKETVLSEAIIVNLKDKPQGKTYTR, encoded by the coding sequence ATGAGACAAATCACAATAACAGTTCTTTTGCTGATAACAGCTTTTACAGTCAAAGCCGCGGGCTATGACGCCGTTGTGGCCAAAGACGGAAGCGGAACCTATAAAAGCGTGCAGGCCGCCATTGATGCCGCGCCCGAGGGGTGCACAAGCCCATATAAAATATACATTAAAAAAGGCACCTATACCGAACAGATCACCATCCCGGCCAGTAAACCTTTTTTGGAACTGATAGGCGAGAACGTTGCCACTACCACCATAGCCTACGCCGATGGCAAAGGCGGCACAACAGCCTTTACCATTAATGCTAACGATTGCATGCTTACCGGTTTGACGCTTGAAAACACGCAGGGCCGGATTGGTGATGGGCCACAATCGCTGGCGGTGAAAACAAATGCCGACCGGATCGTTTTTGTGAACTGCCGCTTCATCAGCGGGCAGGACACGGTTATGGTTGCGCCTGCTAACTACAGGGTGTATTTTTATAATTGCTATATCGATGGTAATACCGATTTTATTTACGGCGCATCAGTTGCCGTGTTTGATAAATGTGTGATCTACTGCCGCGACCGCACCGACCTGAGCAAGGGTGGTTACTTAACCGCGGCCAGTACGCCGGTTAATCAGCCCTACGGTCTTGTTTTTAGGGATTGCCTATTGCCAGGGAACCATGGCATTACCAGCTATACCCTTGGCCGCCCATGGCAAAATGATGCCAGTACCGAAGTAAAAGGTCGCACCCGCGCGGGTAACAAAGTGGTTTTCCTCAACACCAAAATGGGGGCGTCTATCCAGCCGGTGGGCTGGTCGATGTGGGATGCGGGGACTAAGACTGAAAATATAATTTATGCTGAATACCACACCCAAAATACAGACGGCTCGCTGTTGGATATCAGTAAAAGGGTAGATTGGTCTAAGCAGTTGAACGTTAAGGATGCGGCAATTTATTATGATAATAAAGCTGTATTAGGCAACTGGGAGCCTTTTGCGGTTTGGGCTGATCTGAAACAAGATAGAAAACAGTCCTCACTTGCTGTAGCGAATTTTAAAGTGAGGTTTGGAACAATCGATTGTTTTTTGCAATTTAACAGCTGCTGGCCGCAACAGGGCGTAACCTACACCTTGTTAAAAAGCAGCGATGGCGTGAATTACCAGGAAGTAAAGCAGCTAACATCGGCATCAAATACCGATGCCGCGTTTGAATTTACTGATCAGCTACCCGCTGAAGCGCAAACCTGTTATTACCAGGTAAAGGCAGCGAAGGGAAAAGAAACGGTGCTGTCTGAAGCCATCATTGTAAACCTGAAGGATAAACCGCAGGGCAAAACGTATACCCGTTAA